One window of the Niallia circulans genome contains the following:
- a CDS encoding response regulator: MMKALIVDDERHVREGIKLLADWSGNEITDIYEASNGEDAIQIIEAANPEIIFSDMKMPKVDGTQLLKWMDEHYAHGKTIVVTGYDDYHYMRKAMHYGSSDYLLKPINPEMLNDTLRRVVNEWKQEEEERKRKLNRTKLINKMKPAYRDHQLTQMLNNDLFDKHVLEEFLLTKAQVYTIGLLQVSNGIVEEFNGDKDLTLFTLLNVINEELSSNNKGIAFHYVTGKGEIVLLLIRRKEEAVVIMREVHTTILKLLGISCTLSMGLEVTSVNQLNLSYQHAKSIMMNRDVLDNQQGKIMIEKKEHEIKSLMGYSSSIKMAIQTGEIHAFHSLIGQIQKDITNNPPLSLSQLLHLEHEYLMISTRWYKEFNLSIRIPSNIEERIYSFMDKEGIFQLEAYKTRKKKEISLFLRRVKRQNTRRTQNVIHEIEKYIKANFHREIKLQEISEHFYISREYISRKFKQEYNINISEYLVTIRMKKAQELLKSSNLKVYDIANMIGYQDDKYFRKVFKKIIGVSPNEYREMEIR; this comes from the coding sequence ATGATGAAGGCACTAATCGTTGATGATGAAAGGCATGTTCGTGAAGGAATTAAGCTTCTTGCTGATTGGTCAGGAAATGAAATTACAGACATTTACGAAGCAAGTAATGGAGAAGATGCTATTCAAATAATAGAAGCGGCAAATCCCGAAATTATTTTTTCTGATATGAAAATGCCAAAGGTCGACGGTACTCAGCTTTTAAAATGGATGGATGAGCATTACGCTCATGGGAAGACGATAGTAGTTACGGGCTATGATGATTATCATTACATGAGAAAAGCAATGCATTATGGAAGCTCAGACTATTTATTGAAGCCTATTAACCCTGAAATGCTGAATGATACCCTAAGGAGGGTAGTGAATGAGTGGAAACAAGAGGAAGAGGAAAGAAAAAGGAAGCTTAATAGAACAAAACTTATTAATAAAATGAAGCCAGCATACCGTGATCACCAATTGACACAGATGTTAAATAATGATCTATTCGATAAACATGTCCTGGAGGAATTTCTTTTAACCAAAGCACAGGTCTATACAATCGGACTTTTACAGGTAAGTAATGGAATTGTGGAAGAATTTAACGGGGATAAGGATCTTACTCTTTTTACACTCTTGAATGTAATAAATGAGGAGCTTAGCAGCAATAATAAGGGAATTGCTTTTCATTATGTAACCGGAAAAGGAGAAATTGTCCTCCTTCTTATAAGAAGGAAAGAGGAAGCGGTTGTCATCATGAGAGAGGTACATACTACTATCTTAAAGTTATTAGGAATCTCTTGTACTTTATCAATGGGATTAGAAGTTACTTCGGTTAACCAGTTGAATCTTTCTTATCAGCATGCTAAGTCTATTATGATGAATCGAGATGTTTTAGATAATCAACAAGGAAAAATAATGATAGAGAAAAAAGAACATGAGATAAAAAGCTTAATGGGTTATTCTAGTTCGATAAAAATGGCGATTCAAACGGGAGAAATACATGCTTTTCACTCACTTATTGGGCAGATTCAAAAAGATATAACGAATAATCCACCATTATCATTAAGCCAGCTTTTGCATTTGGAGCATGAATATTTAATGATAAGTACAAGATGGTATAAGGAGTTCAATCTTTCGATAAGAATTCCCTCCAATATAGAGGAGCGAATTTATTCATTTATGGACAAAGAGGGGATTTTTCAGTTGGAAGCATATAAAACAAGGAAGAAAAAAGAAATATCATTGTTTCTTCGCCGAGTAAAAAGACAGAATACCCGAAGAACGCAAAATGTTATTCACGAAATTGAAAAGTACATAAAAGCAAATTTTCATCGGGAGATTAAGCTTCAAGAAATATCGGAGCACTTTTACATCAGTAGAGAATATATTTCAAGAAAATTCAAACAAGAGTATAATATCAATATTTCTGAGTATTTAGTTACCATCCGAATGAAAAAAGCCCAAGAATTATTGAAGAGCAGTAATTTGAAAGTGTATGATATTGCTAATATGATTGGATACCAAGATGATAAATATTTTCGCAAAGTATTTAAAAAAATCATAGGTGTTTCACCAAATGAATATCGTGAGATGGAAATAAGATAA